A region of Nostoc sp. 'Peltigera membranacea cyanobiont' N6 DNA encodes the following proteins:
- a CDS encoding S1 family peptidase, with protein MLNRYLLPGCIVGVAMVVLASPAIAKQALIPTDVANIAKSTVVRIEPTVNSPGSGVIIGRYKEGGTNVYVVLTATHVVQYDDDEYTVVTPLPEGGRKRQKVAISTQKDIQKLPGVDLAIVRFRSDRTYETAALGDSKYTTEGAGVYIAGFPNPGAAIKKRVFQFTSSLVSSRLDESSVEGEQEPTDVENGYAIVYTSVTRVGMSGGPVFDVSGRLVGIHGKGDREEVSSRPASPGENQESGPQSITDKTGFNLGIPIQTFLKLVPNAVQELGVKLDNSEPGLFSNLVALRGGSNNTSKVPPSTNISEEDDGTTEVIKEHSENSTPRPASIQPASIPAPAPASAPTQNTAPSSSGSRAW; from the coding sequence ATGCTAAATCGATATCTCTTACCAGGTTGCATTGTTGGTGTAGCAATGGTAGTGCTAGCCAGTCCAGCGATCGCTAAACAAGCATTAATACCGACTGATGTTGCTAATATTGCGAAATCAACCGTAGTCCGAATTGAGCCTACAGTTAATTCTCCAGGTTCAGGTGTAATTATCGGGCGATACAAGGAAGGAGGAACGAACGTTTACGTGGTGCTGACAGCGACTCACGTTGTGCAATATGACGATGATGAATATACCGTCGTCACACCTCTGCCCGAAGGAGGTAGAAAACGCCAAAAAGTTGCGATTTCCACTCAGAAAGACATTCAGAAATTGCCTGGTGTCGATTTAGCGATTGTGCGTTTTCGGAGCGATCGCACTTATGAAACAGCTGCTCTTGGTGATTCTAAGTATACGACCGAGGGTGCTGGTGTTTATATTGCTGGATTTCCTAACCCTGGTGCAGCGATCAAAAAACGTGTGTTTCAGTTCACCTCTTCTTTAGTTTCTAGTCGCTTAGATGAGAGTTCAGTTGAGGGCGAACAAGAACCAACAGACGTAGAAAATGGTTATGCGATAGTTTATACAAGTGTTACCAGAGTAGGAATGAGTGGCGGCCCCGTATTTGATGTGTCAGGACGGCTTGTAGGTATTCACGGCAAAGGCGACAGAGAAGAAGTCAGTAGTCGCCCAGCATCACCTGGAGAAAATCAAGAAAGTGGCCCTCAAAGCATTACCGATAAAACTGGATTTAACTTGGGTATTCCCATTCAGACTTTTCTGAAATTAGTACCGAATGCTGTCCAAGAACTAGGTGTAAAACTTGATAACTCAGAACCGGGATTATTCAGTAACCTTGTTGCCTTGAGAGGTGGTAGCAACAATACCTCGAAAGTTCCGCCCAGTACGAATATTAGCGAAGAAGATGATGGAACCACCGAGGTTATAAAGGAACATTCAGAGAATAGTACACCCCGCCCAGCCTCTATTCAGCCTGCATCGATACCTGCACCTGCACCTGCATCGGCACCCACCCAAAATACCGCTCCCAGTTCCTCCGGTTCTCGTGCGTGGTAA
- a CDS encoding CHAT domain-containing protein, whose product MNSVAQKIGLYLLTQAIALVAVFQAIVLVKAQSITPATDGTGSLVTPNGNQLDISGGSLSRDGANLFHSFQKFGLDSNQIANFLSNPNIQNILGRVVGGDPSVINGLLQVTGGNSNLFLMNPAGIVFGANASLNVPADFTATTANSIGFGSNSFNAVGSNNYATLVGTPNTFAFKTSQPGSIVNSGNLAVTTGNNLNLIGGTVISTGKLSAPGGNITVAAVPGENLLRISQPGHLLSLEIQPPSATSATPASLPQLLTGAGVGNANQLKVNSNGQVELSGSGIAVDSGDVVAKNVTSGTATLSAARNLTLPESQLLTTGDLNLLAKDTVRVRDSVANSFSAQAGGNLNIQGNQNIDILALNHPQTPFVSGGNLSLVSDGNVSGDAHFFSGGLFSIKNLAGGAGNFVSLYDPIIRANGDVEFGNYTGTALKVEATGSIKGGDITINSPDTSGSIPVSDPDFTTLTTSRALILRAGLASVTPENFPSSQGSLLTNFQSPISALGLPPGSIQVGNVQTDNSNGAAGPISLTATGDIITGSLRATNTFTDPGKGGAIALNAGGKISVTGSIASFSNDGGSPISLTANGDISLNCTLASYCVESFAGGVPNVISTANSGNITFISNNGSINTNLGNFSYINAFAPKGNGGNITFTANKGTIDIGNLSSSSLSSNGGTVNISALGNIKTGYIYSSADNGSNAVPATGNGGNITITSNSGTIQTGFIAADSDLGNGGTVNISGSGDIKTGFITSFSDPYPINVLGIGNGGNISVSSRGGSITTDELKSYSVAVGSTAGNVSLNAANSITAGFVRAQADQIGGTGGTVTFTAGSNINTGAIRSFAGANGGNISITSTNGFVSVNDFTSASGESFTPHLNTVSDKSGGTAGNINVTSAGDITIADYVASQSSSGAGGAINLTSKNGTIYVKDEITSGQVAVYAPDAPTGKTVTLRAAGNISTGGIYAGGTNSSGNIDAQTTGGSINISNLTTSSTSGNGGFVTLRATNDIITGSIDANSTNGTGGAIALTAPNRITTGNLTTKGNDINLNGKVILGSDVTFSTGSSSSGNINFATTVDGDNSGYNDLILTAGTGNINFGGIIGGITPLTSLTITSAANTNVSGNITTNSNISITSPLTLNNDAIFNAGSGNAIALNGTVNGSHSLKLTTGAGVGDVVLKGDIGNTQPLNSFIVESKNITAPNNITTANGDIDLSGIITLTGNTIFNARTGKISFGGKLDAGSNNLTLTADEINPNSSSLGNPIIGTGNLLLQPFTPGKDITLGGTSDSGTGTLDLTTSELAVLQNGFNSITIGRNDGSGAITINPVTFNNPVTITSLSNIFVNGAITGTNNASVTLKAPTTTLNAGITNNNQPINFLNKVLIGNGANVALNSGNANISFANTIDGAGNLSLAAGAGNISFGDNVGSTNPLASLNITGANTTVPGNITTTGNINFNSPLTLTGVGTTTINASNGSVTSGQITSAGKNISILGSSLSLGNIFSNLGSSNGGNITLTSSTGNLAGNGLFSYGNGTGNGGDINITSAGNINFTNAIVSDGNNTSGNITLQANNGIDIATSISAGSPTATKGGNITLNTTSGDITVGGQLDAIANTPGNILVNSGGGINIGVAAAPFPSIDVYSPNGFGGSVNLNAQDDINTQSIRTDGTTGGGNITISSNNGSINFTSGGSVFAGSGNINLTANEINLLGGANSFNGSGNFLLQPFTPSQNITLGGSTDTGTNILNLTTTDLAALQNGFSSITIGRNDGGGAVTINNATFNDPVKIQTPTGAGSITATGSIIGTDNASIHLLANQKITTDSITTNGKNIDITSNNGGIENTNSIQSYSYYGSASGNITLKASGDINLSDDFGTGEQLSEVTTAGDISIISGGKITTGRVSSFGLTKSGNITIDAVGDISTGKDAIVASSESGQSGNIFLTSTNGNIFSGAGFFTQNTLGSNNGGNITLKAAGNITTADIASGGDKGGEIQIISSNGGINTIGGLLCGSYSSCEIDSSGGTGGKITLNAFGNITTGGIVSDGSTGGDVSLTSTNGNIDISNLVSDGAESKGGLNASSIGGTGGAIKLVAVNGTITTNDLSSHSSSNSNGTSGNGGAISLTAKNDINIKSATTSSYGSSSYGAGSAGNGGAINIFSTDGGINTLDLASDTAANGGKVGNAGNITLNAKNDIATGYVFSGTEGSTTGNGGAINFTSTDGSISNDYIETLSYSSNGLAGNGGAVSLNANNNITTFNINTKGGTSGGNIDITSTNGSILTYSLFSDATNGKGGIVSLIAPLGVTTNNILTNDNNVTLQSSRGAIVTQDITTNGGEITFEAKDSIKAGVLNSSSSTGNGGNITLDPDNDIEVTSINAQGGSNGTGGNVDIITNRFFRALGTFSDRNGINSSISTSGGTGSGEVTIVHGGNGTTPFVVGNADTNGTAGAITTDSGNAILPNRFYTGNYTQGNIQIITASSLKNDPKPDDLTPPLPSPPVRNSNFSVGVDTAFAEVDEQATRKFDQYLGKSSGTSLKSLADARATLAEIQAKTGVKPAIIYAQFTPSSNISTKDKDILDLVLVTAEGKPMRKRLPGVTRAKVLRVAQKFYNEISDVNKAATTSYLISSQQLYKWLILPQEAELQKQGIKNLAFVMDAGLRSIPLAALHDGKQFLIEKYSIGMLPSLSLTDTSYVNLKNSQVLAMGASEFAQDQNQNPLEAVPIEVSTIVQKLWKGKFLLNKDFTLENLKAQRRQNPFAMIHLATHVDFVSGDSSKSYIQLYNTKLRLDQVRQLGWNKPPVELLVLSACKSAFGDEQAELGFAGLAIQTGVKSAIASLWYVSDAGTLGLMTEFYSQLKTAPIKADALQQAQLAMIQGKVRIEGNQLTGINGGVSLQPQMATYLQQNIVGNLSHPFYWAPFTMIGSPW is encoded by the coding sequence ATGAATTCTGTAGCTCAAAAAATTGGTTTATATTTGCTAACTCAAGCGATCGCTCTGGTTGCTGTTTTCCAGGCGATCGTTCTCGTGAAAGCACAATCTATTACACCAGCTACTGACGGTACAGGTTCTCTTGTCACCCCCAACGGCAACCAGTTAGATATCAGTGGTGGTAGTCTTTCTAGAGATGGCGCGAATCTCTTTCACAGCTTCCAAAAATTCGGACTGGACTCCAACCAGATCGCAAACTTTCTCTCTAACCCAAATATTCAAAATATTTTAGGGCGTGTTGTTGGTGGCGATCCTTCAGTAATTAACGGACTATTACAAGTTACTGGCGGGAATTCTAACCTCTTCTTAATGAACCCGGCTGGTATCGTATTTGGTGCCAACGCCAGCTTAAATGTACCTGCTGATTTCACCGCCACCACTGCCAATAGTATTGGTTTTGGGTCAAATTCCTTTAATGCAGTTGGTAGCAACAACTACGCCACTTTAGTAGGAACCCCCAATACCTTTGCTTTCAAAACCTCTCAACCAGGGAGTATTGTTAATTCTGGCAATTTAGCAGTCACTACTGGCAACAACTTAAATTTAATCGGTGGCACTGTCATCAGTACTGGAAAGCTATCAGCACCAGGAGGTAACATCACCGTCGCCGCCGTTCCAGGTGAAAACCTCTTACGCATCAGCCAACCTGGACATCTGCTAAGTTTAGAAATTCAACCCCCATCAGCTACATCTGCAACTCCTGCAAGTCTACCGCAGTTGTTAACAGGTGCTGGTGTGGGTAACGCCAATCAATTGAAAGTTAACAGCAACGGACAAGTAGAACTCTCAGGTTCTGGAATTGCGGTAGATTCTGGGGATGTCGTAGCCAAAAACGTTACATCTGGGACAGCAACTTTATCAGCTGCACGTAATTTGACACTACCAGAAAGTCAACTGCTGACAACAGGAGATTTAAACCTATTAGCTAAAGACACGGTAAGGGTGCGCGATAGTGTAGCAAATTCCTTTTCGGCACAAGCTGGCGGGAATCTGAATATTCAAGGAAATCAAAACATTGATATCCTGGCGCTAAATCATCCGCAGACACCGTTTGTCAGTGGTGGAAATCTCAGTTTGGTTAGCGATGGTAATGTTTCTGGGGATGCTCACTTTTTTAGCGGTGGACTGTTTTCTATCAAGAATTTAGCCGGAGGCGCGGGTAATTTTGTTAGTTTGTATGACCCAATTATTCGGGCTAATGGCGATGTAGAATTTGGGAATTATACAGGTACAGCGCTGAAGGTAGAGGCGACGGGAAGTATTAAGGGTGGGGATATTACAATTAATTCGCCCGATACGAGTGGGAGTATTCCGGTTTCCGATCCTGATTTTACAACCTTGACTACCAGCCGTGCTTTAATTTTGCGGGCAGGTTTGGCTTCAGTTACACCTGAGAATTTTCCTTCATCTCAAGGGTCATTATTAACTAATTTTCAGTCGCCAATAAGTGCGTTGGGTTTGCCACCTGGGAGTATTCAGGTGGGGAATGTTCAGACAGATAACTCAAATGGTGCTGCTGGCCCCATTAGCTTAACTGCTACAGGGGATATCATTACAGGAAGCCTCCGTGCAACAAATACCTTTACCGATCCGGGTAAGGGTGGGGCGATCGCACTTAATGCAGGTGGTAAAATTTCTGTCACAGGTAGCATTGCCTCTTTCTCAAATGATGGCGGTAGTCCGATTTCTCTGACAGCAAACGGGGATATCTCCCTGAATTGCACTTTAGCCAGTTACTGTGTAGAAAGTTTTGCTGGAGGGGTTCCCAATGTTATATCTACTGCTAATAGTGGCAATATTACCTTTATTAGCAATAACGGCAGCATCAATACTAACTTAGGCAATTTTTCATACATCAATGCGTTTGCTCCAAAGGGCAATGGTGGCAACATTACCTTTACTGCTAACAAAGGTACTATTGACATTGGTAATTTATCATCCAGTTCTCTGTCAAGTAATGGTGGAACCGTTAATATATCTGCCCTTGGAAATATTAAAACAGGATATATTTATTCATCAGCAGATAATGGTTCAAATGCTGTTCCGGCAACTGGCAATGGTGGCAATATTACAATTACTAGCAATAGCGGTACTATTCAGACTGGCTTTATAGCCGCCGACTCCGATTTAGGTAATGGTGGAACCGTTAATATATCTGGCTCTGGAGATATTAAAACAGGATTTATTACTTCATTCTCAGATCCTTACCCTATAAACGTTTTAGGAATAGGTAACGGTGGCAATATCTCTGTTAGCAGCAGAGGTGGTTCTATAACTACAGATGAACTCAAATCTTATAGTGTTGCTGTTGGGAGTACAGCAGGTAATGTTAGTTTAAATGCCGCTAACTCTATAACTGCGGGTTTTGTTCGCGCTCAAGCAGATCAAATTGGCGGAACAGGTGGTACAGTTACTTTCACAGCTGGCAGTAACATCAATACTGGTGCAATTCGTAGCTTTGCTGGGGCTAATGGTGGTAATATTTCCATCACCAGCACTAATGGTTTTGTATCAGTTAATGATTTTACTTCTGCTAGTGGTGAAAGTTTTACCCCCCATTTAAATACTGTCTCGGATAAGTCCGGTGGGACTGCTGGAAATATCAATGTCACCAGTGCTGGTGATATTACGATCGCAGATTATGTGGCATCTCAATCTAGTTCTGGGGCTGGTGGGGCAATTAACTTAACTAGTAAAAATGGCACAATTTATGTTAAAGACGAAATTACTAGTGGTCAAGTAGCTGTATATGCGCCTGATGCTCCAACAGGTAAGACAGTGACTCTGCGGGCAGCAGGAAATATTAGCACCGGGGGAATATATGCAGGCGGAACTAACAGTAGTGGTAATATCGATGCTCAAACCACTGGTGGTTCAATTAATATTAGCAATCTGACAACTAGTTCCACTTCCGGCAATGGTGGTTTTGTCACTCTTAGAGCTACGAACGATATTATTACAGGTTCCATAGATGCTAATTCTACTAATGGAACTGGCGGAGCGATCGCACTTACTGCTCCTAATCGCATCACTACTGGCAATTTAACCACCAAAGGCAACGACATCAACTTGAATGGTAAAGTTATCCTTGGCAGTGATGTCACTTTTAGCACTGGTAGCAGTAGCTCAGGAAATATTAACTTTGCTACCACAGTTGATGGAGATAACAGTGGATATAACGATTTAATCCTAACTGCTGGGACAGGTAACATTAACTTTGGCGGTATTATTGGTGGGATAACTCCACTCACTAGCCTTACTATCACCAGTGCTGCTAACACAAACGTCTCTGGCAACATCACCACAAATAGTAATATCAGTATTACCAGTCCACTGACTCTTAACAATGATGCCATTTTCAACGCAGGTTCAGGTAATGCGATCGCGTTAAATGGTACGGTTAATGGTTCTCATAGCTTGAAACTTACCACTGGTGCAGGTGTCGGCGACGTTGTACTTAAAGGTGATATTGGCAACACACAGCCATTGAATAGTTTTATAGTTGAGTCAAAAAATATTACCGCTCCCAATAATATCACCACCGCTAACGGGGATATCGACCTAAGTGGCATTATTACTTTAACTGGTAATACTATCTTCAATGCCAGAACAGGTAAGATTTCATTTGGTGGTAAGCTAGATGCTGGCAGCAATAATCTCACCCTAACAGCAGATGAGATTAATCCCAATTCATCATCATTGGGAAATCCAATTATTGGCACTGGTAATTTACTGCTGCAACCCTTCACGCCTGGTAAAGATATCACCCTTGGCGGAACTAGCGATAGTGGTACTGGAACATTAGACCTCACTACATCAGAACTAGCCGTTTTACAAAATGGCTTCAATTCCATCACCATCGGACGTAATGATGGTAGTGGCGCAATTACAATCAACCCCGTCACATTCAACAACCCTGTCACAATTACTTCTCTTAGTAATATTTTTGTTAACGGTGCAATTACAGGCACAAATAACGCTTCAGTTACTCTCAAAGCTCCCACAACTACCCTGAACGCAGGTATCACTAACAATAATCAACCCATCAACTTCCTGAATAAAGTCTTAATTGGCAATGGTGCTAATGTTGCGCTTAACTCTGGTAATGCTAACATCAGCTTCGCAAATACAATAGATGGGGCTGGTAATTTGAGTCTTGCTGCTGGTGCAGGCAATATTAGCTTTGGTGATAACGTTGGTAGTACAAATCCTCTAGCTAGCCTCAATATTACTGGCGCAAATACAACCGTCCCAGGTAACATTACCACCACTGGCAATATCAACTTTAACAGTCCACTAACCTTGACTGGAGTAGGTACTACAACCATCAATGCGAGTAACGGTTCAGTCACATCAGGCCAGATTACATCAGCAGGGAAAAACATCTCTATTCTAGGAAGTAGTCTATCTCTGGGTAATATTTTTAGCAATCTAGGTTCCAGCAATGGTGGCAATATTACCTTGACTTCCAGTACTGGCAACCTTGCTGGTAATGGTTTATTCTCTTATGGGAATGGCACTGGTAATGGGGGCGATATCAACATTACATCTGCTGGCAATATTAATTTTACCAATGCGATAGTTAGCGATGGCAATAACACCAGTGGAAATATAACACTCCAAGCAAATAATGGTATAGATATTGCAACGAGTATTAGTGCAGGTTCTCCCACCGCTACAAAAGGAGGGAATATTACTCTCAATACTACTAGCGGGGATATTACAGTTGGGGGACAACTGGATGCGATCGCTAATACTCCTGGTAATATTTTGGTAAATAGCGGTGGTGGAATAAATATCGGCGTAGCAGCAGCACCATTCCCATCAATAGATGTCTATTCACCAAACGGTTTTGGTGGCAGTGTCAATCTTAATGCTCAAGATGATATCAACACTCAAAGTATTCGCACTGATGGGACTACAGGTGGCGGTAACATTACCATTAGCAGCAACAATGGCAGCATTAATTTTACCAGTGGAGGTTCAGTTTTCGCTGGCTCTGGAAACATCAACCTGACTGCTAATGAGATTAATCTCCTGGGAGGCGCAAATTCTTTCAACGGAAGCGGTAATTTTTTACTTCAACCCTTCACGCCTAGTCAAAATATTACCCTTGGCGGTTCCACTGACACTGGTACGAATATCTTAAATTTGACTACAACTGACTTAGCTGCCCTACAAAATGGCTTCAGTTCAATCACCATCGGACGTAATGATGGTGGCGGTGCAGTTACAATTAACAATGCCACATTCAACGACCCCGTAAAAATTCAAACTCCAACTGGAGCAGGTTCAATAACAGCAACTGGGTCAATTATAGGTACAGATAATGCCTCAATTCATCTCCTAGCAAATCAGAAAATTACCACTGACAGCATCACAACCAACGGCAAAAATATCGATATTACCAGCAACAACGGCGGTATTGAAAATACAAATTCTATCCAATCTTATTCTTATTATGGTAGTGCTTCTGGCAACATCACCCTCAAAGCTAGTGGAGATATTAACTTATCAGATGATTTTGGAACTGGGGAACAATTAAGTGAAGTAACAACAGCAGGAGATATTTCTATTATCAGTGGCGGTAAAATTACTACTGGTAGGGTATCTAGCTTTGGTCTTACTAAAAGTGGCAATATTACTATTGATGCTGTAGGCGACATTAGCACAGGGAAAGATGCGATCGTAGCTAGTAGCGAAAGTGGTCAAAGTGGTAACATTTTTCTTACTAGTACCAACGGCAATATCTTCAGTGGGGCGGGTTTCTTCACTCAAAATACTCTTGGCTCTAATAACGGTGGTAACATTACCCTCAAAGCTGCTGGTAATATTACTACAGCTGATATCGCATCTGGTGGTGACAAAGGTGGCGAAATTCAAATCATCAGTAGCAATGGTGGAATCAATACTATTGGCGGTTTACTGTGTGGAAGTTATAGTTCCTGCGAAATAGACTCATCAGGAGGGACTGGTGGTAAAATAACGCTCAACGCTTTTGGCAACATTACTACTGGTGGCATAGTCTCTGATGGTTCAACTGGTGGAGATGTTTCCCTAACTAGCACCAACGGCAATATTGACATCAGTAATCTCGTTTCTGATGGCGCAGAATCAAAGGGTGGTTTAAATGCTTCTAGTATAGGTGGTACTGGAGGTGCAATTAAGCTAGTTGCTGTAAATGGTACTATCACCACTAACGACCTCAGCAGCCATTCTTCTAGTAATAGTAACGGTACTTCTGGTAATGGTGGTGCAATCAGCTTAACTGCCAAGAATGATATTAATATAAAGTCCGCAACTACTTCTTCTTATGGTAGTTCGTCTTATGGCGCTGGTTCAGCAGGTAATGGTGGTGCAATAAACATTTTTAGTACTGATGGTGGCATTAATACACTTGACCTAGCATCTGATACAGCAGCAAATGGGGGTAAAGTAGGTAATGCTGGCAACATCACGCTGAATGCTAAAAATGATATTGCTACAGGGTATGTATTTTCTGGCACTGAGGGCAGTACAACAGGTAATGGTGGAGCAATAAATTTCACTAGTACTGATGGTAGTATCAGTAACGATTACATAGAGACATTATCTTATTCCAGTAATGGTTTGGCTGGTAATGGTGGTGCAGTTAGCTTGAATGCAAATAACAACATTACAACTTTTAATATCAATACTAAAGGTGGTACTAGTGGTGGAAATATAGATATAACTTCTACCAACGGCTCTATCCTCACCTATTCGCTATTTTCAGACGCTACTAACGGAAAAGGTGGAATAGTCAGTCTCATTGCACCTTTAGGAGTTACTACTAATAATATTCTCACTAATGATAATAATGTCACCCTCCAAAGCTCTAGGGGAGCGATTGTAACTCAAGATATTACAACTAATGGTGGAGAAATTACTTTTGAGGCGAAAGACAGTATTAAAGCTGGAGTACTAAATTCCAGTTCTAGTACTGGTAATGGCGGTAATATAACGCTAGATCCAGATAATGATATTGAGGTTACTTCTATCAATGCTCAAGGTGGAAGTAATGGCACTGGCGGTAATGTTGATATTATAACCAACAGGTTTTTCCGCGCTCTTGGCACATTTAGCGATCGCAATGGCATCAATTCTAGCATCTCTACATCTGGTGGAACTGGTAGCGGCGAAGTTACTATCGTTCACGGCGGTAATGGCACTACACCTTTTGTAGTCGGTAACGCTGACACCAATGGCACTGCTGGAGCGATTACTACTGACTCTGGCAATGCTATTTTGCCTAACAGATTTTATACTGGTAATTACACACAAGGCAATATTCAAATAATTACCGCATCATCTTTAAAGAACGATCCGAAGCCCGATGACTTAACGCCGCCTCTACCTAGCCCACCAGTACGTAATAGCAATTTTTCAGTTGGAGTTGACACAGCATTTGCCGAAGTAGACGAACAAGCTACGCGCAAGTTTGACCAATATCTCGGAAAATCAAGCGGAACTTCTCTCAAATCCTTGGCAGATGCACGCGCCACCCTTGCTGAAATTCAGGCAAAAACAGGTGTCAAACCAGCAATTATTTATGCACAGTTTACTCCTAGCAGTAATATATCGACAAAAGATAAAGACATCCTCGATTTAGTCCTTGTCACTGCTGAAGGAAAACCTATGCGTAAGCGGCTTCCTGGTGTCACCAGAGCGAAGGTTTTGCGAGTAGCTCAAAAATTTTACAATGAAATTTCAGATGTTAACAAAGCTGCCACTACCAGCTATTTAATCTCATCACAACAACTATATAAATGGCTAATTTTGCCCCAAGAAGCAGAGTTGCAAAAGCAAGGCATTAAAAATCTGGCTTTTGTGATGGACGCAGGTTTACGTTCTATCCCCCTAGCTGCACTCCACGATGGGAAACAGTTTCTCATTGAAAAATACAGTATAGGAATGTTACCCAGTCTCAGTCTTACTGATACTAGCTACGTTAATCTCAAAAACTCCCAAGTCTTAGCAATGGGTGCTAGTGAATTTGCTCAAGACCAAAACCAAAATCCCTTAGAAGCTGTGCCTATAGAAGTTTCTACCATCGTCCAGAAACTATGGAAGGGCAAATTTTTACTCAATAAAGACTTTACCTTAGAAAATCTCAAGGCACAAAGGCGGCAAAATCCATTTGCGATGATTCACCTAGCAACTCACGTAGATTTTGTGTCTGGAGACTCCAGCAAGTCATATATTCAGTTGTATAATACCAAACTGCGCTTAGATCAAGTCCGCCAGTTGGGATGGAATAAGCCCCCGGTGGAATTACTCGTTTTAAGTGCTTGTAAATCAGCTTTTGGGGATGAACAAGCGGAGTTAGGTTTTGCCGGGTTAGCGATACAGACGGGTGTGAAGTCAGCCATTGCCAGTTTGTGGTATGTCTCAGATGCCGGAACTCTAGGGCTAATGACGGAGTTTTACAGCCAGTTGAAGACTGCACCGATTAAAGCAGATGCATTGCAACAAGCACAGTTAGCAATGATTCAGGGAAAAGTGCGAATTGAGGGTAATCAATTAACTGGGATAAATGGAGGCGTATCTTTGCAACCCCAAATGGCAACCTACTTACAACAGAACATTGTTGGTAATCTCTCCCATCCGTTTTACTGGGCACCGTTCACTATGATTGGTAGCCCGTGGTAA
- a CDS encoding S1 family peptidase has protein sequence MKFRIFCMLACVVSLPLTLSTQAFSSEVASQTSVLSTSLTSQAKAQLSLKQLRDRGRAITVKVLAGQGWGSGILIKKQGQVYTVITNAHVLRIGKSYQIQTADGKIYTAQAVKSTQFPEDDLGLLNFRSANDYAIAAIANSSLAIGDETFATGYPDEQQGLVFTTGKVEYLLPQAFRGGYQVGYSNDIFKGMSGGPLLNRRGELVGINGKHKYPLWGNTYIFKDGSTPVLQVRQKFDASSWAVPIQTFLQLAPQFANGAIVPSQVQSSFPIVPEIPDSPLSPEGTPSFPIPATNQTSPSSFW, from the coding sequence ATGAAATTTCGTATTTTTTGTATGCTTGCTTGTGTTGTTAGTTTACCGCTTACGCTATCAACACAAGCATTTTCTTCAGAAGTAGCTTCCCAGACCAGTGTTTTGAGTACCAGTTTAACGAGTCAAGCAAAAGCGCAATTGTCATTAAAGCAATTACGCGATCGCGGTCGCGCAATTACCGTCAAAGTGCTTGCAGGACAAGGTTGGGGTTCAGGAATTTTAATTAAAAAACAAGGTCAAGTTTACACAGTTATAACTAACGCCCACGTCCTGAGAATTGGTAAGAGTTATCAAATCCAAACAGCCGATGGGAAGATTTACACCGCACAGGCCGTTAAATCTACTCAATTTCCAGAAGATGATTTAGGCTTACTCAATTTTAGGAGTGCTAATGATTATGCGATCGCCGCGATCGCCAATTCATCTCTGGCCATTGGTGATGAAACCTTTGCGACTGGTTATCCCGATGAACAACAAGGCTTAGTTTTCACCACAGGTAAAGTTGAATATTTATTACCACAAGCTTTTCGGGGTGGGTATCAAGTTGGTTACAGCAACGACATTTTTAAAGGGATGAGTGGTGGCCCATTACTAAATCGTCGTGGTGAACTTGTCGGAATTAACGGCAAACATAAGTACCCTCTTTGGGGCAATACTTATATCTTTAAAGATGGTTCCACCCCGGTTTTGCAAGTCCGACAAAAATTTGATGCATCCAGTTGGGCTGTTCCAATCCAAACATTTTTACAACTTGCTCCCCAATTTGCCAATGGGGCGATCGTTCCCTCTCAAGTGCAATCTTCCTTTCCCATTGTTCCTGAGATTCCCGATTCCCCCTTATCTCCAGAGGGGACACCGAGTTTTCCAATTCCAGCAACTAATCAAACCTCTCCCAGTTCGTTTTGGTAA